The following is a genomic window from Onthophagus taurus isolate NC chromosome 1, IU_Otau_3.0, whole genome shotgun sequence.
CATCAATTGgaaaaacaaataaagaaCTAAATCTGTTGTAAATCAGCTGACACATTTCCGATCGATAATATAttgatttacttgaagataGATTGTtactaaaagaattaaaaagaaacaagagTAATTGCGCTTCCTCCCAACTCGACGATTGAGACTCAGAAGCGACTACGAATAGTGTTCATAGAAGCATCTAGAATGCCAAAGTTTTCCGTTTAATATCAAATAACACTGCGTTAATAAATAACGTAATAAacaattcatttaattttacttaccTTTGGTGAATTTGTTTACTTGCGCCGGCTGGTTTTCTGCAGGTTCTTGTTGATAAAAACATTTGTTACTTGTGCCTACTTGGCTCtcttctatatttaatttctgCTGGTCGAAGCCAAAAACACGAAGATTTCCTTTCATACAAATGCGTAACATATTTTGCGCCATAATTTCATAAATCTTGTGTACCAATGCATCTTGGAAACAatacctaaaaaaataaaacaaatgagtaatcaattcaataattttaaattctagGATGCTAGTGTGTGAATTGAGTTGCTCATTGGATCTCAATGCTGATCCCATGCATAAAGATGGATAAAGGATGAGAATCCAAATTTGGCTCATTGTACTGAAAGAAACGCGTCGTAAGATGGGCGGGTTACAAATATGATGAAAGCTATTACGATAAAAGACAACGAGAGAAAAAGTGAAAGAGTGGTAAATACATTATTGACTAGCCTGCTGGAATGTAACTGTTTAGAACATCGTTATATGAGCAATATTTGAAGCAACAAAAACGGTCGGCGTATTTCTGCACAACTACTAGAAAATATTGAAGACATCTAATGTATAAAGgataaaatactaaaaatcaCTCAAAAAATGAACAACGTCACATAAGGAGTTATGCatgtgatatctcaaaaacactTAAAGAAACAGTATATGTCTGAACAACAGGAAATATCCCGGAACCGGCAACATACCTAATGAATTGAATGAAATATGGAGGAACAGAACTAACAGAAATGCTGGCCCAGCTACTTAACAGAATGCTGTAAGTCAGAAATAACAATGGAATGGCATAACAGTATAACCAACAAGCcctatagtagaaaccacgagagctggcagtgacagatcgcttaaaaatggtatgaatcaagatatggacgtacgacttagattatttcaccacatacatttaaatgtaggttatgttagtaatggaggttatatgtcaaacattgtcaaagatattatttaatgattttcctttcaaagaaaacattttcggcttgtgaaaatactaacagattcatgacaatgctcacaagacgtttcgatttgaggttataattatagagtgacatcccttagaagaacagacgtactttttcgacgtggccatttgaattgtacagcagacatattaaactaatgctatctctttccaacacacattactctctagcggtttgtgaactacgtatggcatttgtaagagcggaaaatgatgatttactgccagctctcgtggcgtctactatatattaaaaaatggcaAAGTCGCTAGCTTAGGAAATTATAGAGGAATAACTCTTCCAAACACACCAATTTAcaagtgtaataaaaaataagctTGAAAATCTTAATATAAATGCCAAAGAACACACGACTAAAGTAAGGGTCAGAGAAGAACTAACAGAAGACATCCCCACACCAGACAGCATCCGACAAAGTGATCGTCCGAGCTTATTTTtgttcaacaaaaataatcgAGAAACTGATAACTTGCAATCTATGATGCGCCCATCTCAAGTACTCACAAGCGTCCATAACTTCAGGCTGCCTACCAGATACTGTTTATTCAAAGAACTTTATGCGTATGGATAGTAACGTGCGGATATACAAAACCTGCATCCGCAAAATAATATATCTTACGGCATCGAAATAAACAAAGACACAAACACAACTAAGAGCATGTTAACAGTAGCAGAAATGGGAAAACGAGATGAGACAAAATTAAGAACTCCGACATCAGAAACCAATAGAGAGTCAGGATATTGTGAGAGCGCAAAAGATTTTGGCACCATCACGTCCGTAGAAATAAATAACTGCCAAAAATTATGCCTACAAATAATCCGCCCGAAACCAGATTACCAAAGAGATGAAGAGACAGTTAGCACTAAACTTCtcagaaaatatttcaaagggAGATCTTATCAAAAACAACCGACCCAATGGtcgagagagagagagagagcaagaaagaagtaattaaaaaaatttgggtATGCCTATTTtgggattattattattattattgctgccgggctgaggggaGCGGCTCCTCTCGTCACCACAACCTAcaggatctattgtaacttaaaCGCttcaaaggtttagggcaaaaaaagtccttgatgaaccttagtattgctccaagTTCTTGTTcttttatgtcggtaggtgtcaTACGAAATTTAAcgtaaattttgtgtcttaCGCGATACATGTTCAGCAGCCTTTGtctcgtcgttgcaaagtcgacaaatttatcctcagcttgtccaatatGGAAGAGGTAGTATTGTAGTTCCTGGCCATCCAGGAAACCTAAGACCAACCTTAGATCCCGTTTAGTAAGATATAAAACTGAGGTTTTGTTCATACTCTTCGCCTGTCTGTGatctggaagttctttccagcgtaaggctatctttgaggttgctggtacactctctCATTAGTGCGGAGTCCCGACTGTCcgtgaaaatgtttatcgaTACAACTTTTTGTCCCTTTTCTA
Proteins encoded in this region:
- the LOC139432626 gene encoding uncharacterized protein produces the protein MKMFWKRFGADESHLRYCFQDALVHKIYEIMAQNMLRICMKGNLRVFGFDQQKLNIEESQVGTSNKCFYQQEPAENQPAQVNKFTKESRTHRNFFFCLLSEKYYFISRLLNTKEWRKDQV